AAGCACTCCTCCCAGCTCAAATATTTCTATCCCTTCATCTTTTAAGTTTTTTATGATCTTATCATAGAGACCGAATTTCTTCAGACTGGTTCCCCCATAGTGAAGCAGCACTTTTTTCCCATATTCCGCTGCCTTTTTCCCCACCTGGGTTTCCACACCCTTACCAAAAATTATCTCGGTTGTATTCTGAAAATTAAAATTTAACATATCTCCCCCTTAATTATAATATCTATCGGGCTATTTTTTTTATGGATCTTAACAGTTCTTTGTTTTCATATATAATTTTAAATTTATCTTTTAACCAGTTTAACTCCGTGTCTGAAACTCCTAAATTTATCTTTATGAAGTCCCCTATCTTCTTTTCCTCCTCTGGCAGGAGCTGTATTCTGGTGGAATTATTGATCTCCTCAATGGTTCCCTTCCCCTCAAAATAAGACAGCAGTTTTTTCCAATTCGACATACTGTCGACCTTTCTAAGGAGCATCACACAGGTAAAATTTAATTCAGGGATATCTTTATACCCTCTTTTCTTTAAAAATTTTAATATTTCTTCATTTTTTTTAGTATGAAAAATCAGTTCCCCACTTTTTTTGGTATTCATGATCTTAGGCATCTTATTGGTTTTTCCCTCCATCTTCAGGTACTTGGAAAGGGGCACTATCTTTGTCTCCAGATAAAAATTAACGGCAAACTCATTGAAACTCTGAGATTCCGGAATCTCTCCACTGGCTATAATATTTATCATTTCATCTATTTTTTCAAAATTTACCACACTTAATCACTCCTTTATTTCTTTATCACTAAGCGAATAACCTTTTTTGACACAGATTTCCACAGATTTTAAAGATTAAAATTCAACTGATCTAACGCAAAGGCTCTCGGAGTTCTTCTCTGAGAATCTTTGTGTACTCTAATATAAACTCTGCGTTGATAGCTTTTTCTTTGCCACCAATCTACACCAATATTTTAATCTGTCTTTAGCGTAATCTGCGACTAAAGTTTTTTTTCACGAATCACACTAATTGAAAATCCTGTATTTTCTGTTCCTTATCCGTGTATACATAGTATCCGCGTTCTTTTTTTTAGTTATTTAATAACTCCTACAGCCACTCCCACAAAATAATCATTTATATCCTGTTCATTAAAATATATAGGCTCATACTCCTCATTTTCACTGGATAATAATATAGATGTTCCTACCTTCATATATCTTTTTAAAACCGACCTGTCTTCCATGACTACTGCTATGATATCATTGGTTTTAGGAGTTTTTTTCTCTATTACCACCAGATCACCATCACAGATCAACGGATCCATACTGTCCCCATAATTTTCTATTATATAATTACAGTTATCATCGACCCACTCTTTAGGCAGCAATATCTGCCCTTCCGGATCATCATAATCTGTATATATATTTACCCATTTAAACTTAGGTACCGATATCAGATCCATTTTATTATATGTTATATCCCCATCTTTATCCTCTGCAATGATAGTATCCTCGTCGATTACAAGATACGGTATCTGTATTTCCCTTTTAAAATCAGAATATATAAATTCTTCTCCCACAGTTTCCTCTACCATATCCAGTGTAAAATCAGGTATTTCAGATACCTCACAAAATTCAGAATTATATATCTTGATATCCCGGCCATTGGTCAGTATCCCGTATTCCACCGATTTTTCCATAGTCATATAACTTTTCAATTGTTCAAAACCATCCGATAGTTCCACTTCCTTTGATTTTGTTTCTATAAATATATATGGTTTTTTCTTGTTGTAGATAACTACATCTGCAAAGTATTTTTTAGATCCCAAAGTCAATGGATATTCAACATCTATGAGGTCTAATCTATACTCATAGGTAGTTATAAGTTCTTTAATCAGCCACTGCCTTACCTTCTCCTCGTTGGAGTGAAGGTTGACCAGCCGGTCTTTAAAATAATAATCATCTACAGGGATATTATAAAATATCCTTATCTTTTTATCGGTATCTATCTGCAAATATTTGTATCCTATATCCCCTATGAATTTACTGGGAGTTTCAGAGGATAACAGATACAATTCCTCAATGGCCCTGGTCATCCCCACATACATCAGTTTACGTTCCTGTATCTCCTCATATTCCTTTAATTCCTCTATATTAGATGAATGAAATGGCAGTATTTTTTCATTTAAAGAGATCATTATTATTACCTTAGTTTCAATTCCCTTTATGGAGTGCATGGTAAATAACTTTATCTCATTGGAATCAAAGTCGTCATTTCCACGATCGATAAATGTGGTCTTTACTCCCAATTTTTCCATGAGAAGTTTAAAATTTAGCAGTTGGTTTTTAGTCCTTCCAATTATAGCTATATCACTCTTAAGAGTTTTTGAAAGTCTCCCATCCAATAATTTTTTTACATAGGCCGCCTGTTCTCCTTCCGATAAAAATTCCTTAAATATTGGATAGTTTCCGTATCTGTCGATAAGGTATGGTTTTACATAGTCGGAATTTCCTGTAATCATCTCATTTTTATTCAGGAGGCTGTAGGCTGCCTTGGATATCTGGGTTGTGGTTCTGAAATTTTTACTGAGAGTTTTACTCTTCCCTATCATATTAAACCCAATACTGGCAAATGTCCGTTCCCCTCCCATACCTAACCATGAGTGGGAATATATACTCTGGGCACTGTCAAATAAAAAGGTGAAACTAGAGTGACTTTTGTTCTCGTATAATCCCCTTATAAATTCCAGCTGTACCTTGGACAGATCCTGGCATTCATCTATCAAAATATGGGTATATTTTTTCTTAGTTTTATTCTCCAATTCCTCCAAAGCGATCAGTCTCATATCATTGTAGTCTATGGTATTTTCTCTTAAAAGATTTTCTGTATAGAGTTCCATCAATTCAAATATTGCCTTCCTGACTATGGAGTTTTTAGGTAATTTTTGGGTGGTCACCCCTAATTTCAGACTCCCTATCCTGCTGGCTTCCTGATATTCAGCTTCATCTATATAGTTGCAGGCTTTGATCCAATTTATTTCTTCCAGTAAAAAAGCAGTATTCCCATCTTCAAAAATAGTGACCTCATTATATTTTTTCTTTAATTTTTCTATTAATTCATTCAAAATACCGTGTTTTTTATGGTTGGTCGGGTTGAGTTTCAGGTCTGCCTTGGATTTTTTTTGATACTCTAAAAAATACCCATACATCAAACTGTCAACCGTTGTTATCTTTACCCTTTCTTTTGGGAAGCCGAACAATGAATGCATATTGTATTGAGTTATATTATCGACCTTATTATAAAAATAAGATACGTAGTTAACCAGGGTTTTGTTAAATGTTATAAATAAAATATTATCATCTTTATCATGACAATAATTATTTAATAAATATGATATCCTGCATATTCCTACCGTTGTTTTTCCGCTTCCTGCTATTCCTTTTATGAGCATATGTCCATTGGGTTTTGTATATGCTATTTTTTCTTGCTCTTTATTCATAAGCAATTTCAATCACCTTCTTATATTGTATCTCTATTGTATCTCTGAGGTATAATACCAATTCTATACTTATTATACAATAATATTTTACTATTCGTAATTATTATTTCTCGATTCCCGATCCTGTCATAAAATATTCAAATCAAAAAATTAATTTTGAATAAGGTAGTTATTGGGATATAATATTGATATAACTTTTTAAGGGTGGTTTTGCTGTGCAGAATACTAAATTTTTTATTAAACTTATCAAAAAGTGGTACCGTCCTCAGAAAATGGATATTCTTTATTCAATTTTATTTGTTTTTATATTAATTTCTACAGTTTTGGGAATCGTTTACCTTACAGGGGGGACTAAATATGTTTATATACAGCTTATGTATATCCCACTGGTATTAGCAGCATTTCATTTTGGGTATCTGGGCGGGCTCTTCTTTGGGAGTATAGCCGGCTACCTCACCAGTTTCGTTCCTTTAGATGTTGCAACTATGGAGATGCAGTCTCCTGAAAATTGGATATACAGACTTTTATTTTTTATGATTGTGGGTACTGCAAACGGGTTTATTATAGATATAATATTGAAAACATTAAAAGATATAGAAAAACTGACATTTTATAATCGAATTACAAATATAGCTAACAGAAAATGCTTCGATACTTTTTTTAAGGAGAAAAAGCATCTTAGTGGTAAATATTTAACTCTTTTTGAAATTGAAAATTTCAACCAGATCCTAAATGAATATGGTAATTTTATCCTGGAAGATTTTATAAAAAATTTATCTCTCAACTTAAAAAAACTATCCCAGGATGAGGTGGAACTTTTTCATTTCAGGGATAATACTTTCGGACTGTTGATGGATTCCTACAGTCCCTATTCTTTTGAAAAAA
This portion of the Psychrilyobacter piezotolerans genome encodes:
- a CDS encoding UvrD-helicase domain-containing protein, with translation MNKEQEKIAYTKPNGHMLIKGIAGSGKTTVGICRISYLLNNYCHDKDDNILFITFNKTLVNYVSYFYNKVDNITQYNMHSLFGFPKERVKITTVDSLMYGYFLEYQKKSKADLKLNPTNHKKHGILNELIEKLKKKYNEVTIFEDGNTAFLLEEINWIKACNYIDEAEYQEASRIGSLKLGVTTQKLPKNSIVRKAIFELMELYTENLLRENTIDYNDMRLIALEELENKTKKKYTHILIDECQDLSKVQLEFIRGLYENKSHSSFTFLFDSAQSIYSHSWLGMGGERTFASIGFNMIGKSKTLSKNFRTTTQISKAAYSLLNKNEMITGNSDYVKPYLIDRYGNYPIFKEFLSEGEQAAYVKKLLDGRLSKTLKSDIAIIGRTKNQLLNFKLLMEKLGVKTTFIDRGNDDFDSNEIKLFTMHSIKGIETKVIIMISLNEKILPFHSSNIEELKEYEEIQERKLMYVGMTRAIEELYLLSSETPSKFIGDIGYKYLQIDTDKKIRIFYNIPVDDYYFKDRLVNLHSNEEKVRQWLIKELITTYEYRLDLIDVEYPLTLGSKKYFADVVIYNKKKPYIFIETKSKEVELSDGFEQLKSYMTMEKSVEYGILTNGRDIKIYNSEFCEVSEIPDFTLDMVEETVGEEFIYSDFKREIQIPYLVIDEDTIIAEDKDGDITYNKMDLISVPKFKWVNIYTDYDDPEGQILLPKEWVDDNCNYIIENYGDSMDPLICDGDLVVIEKKTPKTNDIIAVVMEDRSVLKRYMKVGTSILLSSENEEYEPIYFNEQDINDYFVGVAVGVIK